The DNA sequence GGGCCCGCCCGACGCGCCGTCGCGGACCGGGACGGCGCGGGCGGCGAGGCGCCCGCCCTGGTGCGCCGCCTGCGCGGACTGGCCGGGGACGAGCGGGAGCGGGCGCTCCTCGACCACGTGCGCGGCCAGGCCGCCGCCGTCCTCGGCTACGCGTCCGGCGACGACGTGGACGCCGAGCGCGCCTTCCGTGACCTGGGCTTCGACTCGCTGACCGCCGTCGAACTGCGCAACCGCCTGAAGGAGACGAGCGGCCTGCGGCTGCCCGCGACCCTCGTCTTCGACTACGCCAACCCGCTCGCCCTGGCCCGCCACCTCGCCTCCGAACTGTCCGCCGCCGACGGCGAGGCCTCGGCGCCCATGACGCCGGGCGCGGCGCTGCCCGCGCCCGCCGCCCAGCGGGACGCCGACGAGCCGATCGCCATCGTCGCCATGAGCTGCCGCTTCCCCGGCGGCGTGGCGAACCCCGAGGACCTGTGGCGGCTCGTCGGCACGGGCGCCGACGCCACCTCCGGACTGCCCGAGGGCCGCGGCTGGGACACCGCCAACCTGTACGACCCGGACCCCGACCACCAGGGCACCACGTACTCGCGGGGCGGCGGCTTCCTGCACGAGGCCGGAGAGTTCGACGCGGCGTTCTTCGGGATCTCGCCGCGGGAGGCGCTCGCCATGGATCCGCAGCAGCGGCTCCTCCTGGAAACGTCCTGGGAGGCCTTCGAGCGCGCCGGGATCGACCCGGCCGCCCTGCGCGGCAGTACGGGCGGCGTCTTCGTCGGCGCCTCCTCGCAGGGCTACGGCGAAAGCCTGCGGGAAGTTCCCGACGGCCTCGAAGGCCACCTGATGACCGGCAACTCCACCAGCGTCATCTCCGGCCGCCTCGCCTACTCCTTCGGCCTCGAAGGCCCGGCGGTCACCGTCGACACCGCGTGCTCGTCGTCCCTGGTCGCCCTGCACCTGGCGGCACAGGCGCTGCGCCAGGGCGAGTGCGCGCTGGCCCTCGCGGGCGGCGCCACGGTCATGTCGACACCCGACACCCTCGTCGCGTTCAGCCGCCAGCGCGGCCTGGCCGCGGACGGCCGCTGCAAGCCGTTCGCCCAGGGCGCCGACGGCTTCGGCGTCGGCGAAGGCATCGGCATGCTGGTCCTGGAGCGCCTGTCGGACGCCCGCCGCAACGGCCACAAGGTCCTCGCGGTCGTACGGGGCTCCGCCGTCAACCAGGACGGCGCCAGCAACGGCCTCACCGCTCCCAACGGCCCCTCCCAGCAGCGCGTCATCCGCGCAGCGCTCACCAGCGCCCGCCTGACGGCCGCCGACGTGGACGCCGTCGAGGCGCACGGCACGGGAACCTCGCTGGGTGACCCCATCGAGGCCCAGGCCCTCATCGCCACCTACGGCAAGGACCGGCCCGACGACCGGGAGCCGCTGTGGCTCGGCTCCGTCAAGTCCAACATCGGGCACGCACAGGCGGCCGCGGGCGTCGCGGGCGTCATCAAGATGGTCATGGCGATGCGGCACGGCGTCCTGCCGAAGACGCTGCACGCCGAGACGCCGACGACCGAGGTCGACTGGTCCGAAGGGGCCGTCGAGCTGTTGACCGAGGCGCGCGAGTGGACCGCGCCGGAGACAGGGCGGCCGCGGCGCGCGGGTGTCTCCTCCTTCGGCATGAGCGGCACCAACGCGCACGTGATCGTGGAGCAGGCACCGGTGGAGGAACCACTTCCCGCCGACGCCGGCGACGGGCCCGCACCGACCGCCGCACCGCCGGTGGCCCCGGGCCTCATCCCGCTGGCCCTGTCGGCGAAGAGCGAGAACGCGCTGCGCGCGCAGGCGGACCGGCTGCGGGAGCGACTGCTCACCGCCGACGACAGGGTCGGCCTGACGGACGTCGGCTGGTCCCTGACGTGCGCCCGTACGCGCTTCGAGCACCGGGGCGTCGTCCTCGGCCGCGACCGCGAGGAGCTGCTCGCCGCCCTTGACCGCCTGGCGGAGGGCGACGCCACGACGGCCGGTGGCGTGGTCATGGGCCGTGCGGTGACTGGCGCGGGTCGTGCGGTGTTCGTGTTCCCGGGGCAGGGGTCGCAGTGGGCCGGGATGGCGGTCGAACTGCTGGAGTCCAGCCCGGTGTTCGCCGGGCGGATGGGGGAGTGCGCGGACGCGTTGTCGGAGTTTGTGGATTGGGATCTGCTGGAGGAGTTGGGCGGGGGCCGGTTTGACCGGGTGGATGTGGTCCAGCCGGTGCTGTTCGCCGTCATGGTGTCGTTGGCTGCGGTGTGGCAGGCGGCTGGTGTGAAGCCCGCCGCTGTGGTGGGTCACAGCCAGGGTGAGATCGCCGCCGCGTGTGTGGCCGGGGCCCTGTCGCTGCGGGACGCGGCCCGTGTGGTGGCCTTGCGCAGCCTGGCGATCCGTGAGCTGTCGGGCAAGGGCGGCATGGTGTCCGTGCCGCTGCCCGAGGCAGAGGTGCGGGAGCTGATCGCGGGCTGGGAGGGCCGCATCGAGGTCGCGGCCGTGAACGGCCCGGCCCAGGTGGTGGTGTCGGGTGAGCCGGGGGCGCTGGAGGAGCTGGTCGCGCACTGCACCGGCCAGGAGGTCCGGGCCCGGACGATCCCGGTGGACTATGCCTCGCATTCGTCGTACGTGGAGCAGATCGAGGCCCAGATCATGGAGACGCTCGCGGGTGTGAGCCCGCAGGCCGCCGAGATTCCGCTGTACTCGACCCTGACCGGCGCCTGGCTGGACGTTCCCATGGACGCGGGCTACTGGTACCGCAACCTGCGCCAGACGGTCCTGTTCGAGCACGCCACCCGCGGCCTCCTCGCCGAGGGCCACGGCTTGTTCCTGGAGATGAGCCCGCACCCGGTCCTCACCGTCCCCGTCCAGGCCACCATCGAGGCCGCAGGACGCGAAGGCGCGGCCGTGGCCCTGGGGTCGCTGCGCCGTGACGAAGGCGGCGCCGACCGGCTGCTCGCCTCGGTCGCCGAAGCGCACGCGCGCGGTGCCGAGCTGGACTGGAAGGCGTTCTACCCGGGCGCCGGAACCGTCGTCGACCTGCCCACGTACGCCTTCCAGCGCCAGCATTACTGGCTGACGGAGGACGAAGTGCCGGGCGCGGAGCCCGTGTTCGCCGTGGACGAGGTCGAGGCGCGCTTCTGGGAGGCCGTGGAGCGCGAGGACCTGGCGGAGCTGACGGAGGAGCTGGAGATCGCGGAGGACTCCGCCGCAGGCCTCGGCTCCGTCCTGCCGGCCCTGTCGTCGTGGCGGCGGCAGCGGCGCGAGCGGTCCACGATCGACAGCTGGCGCTACACCGTCACCTGGAAGCCCCTCGCGGGCAGCCTCCCGGGCCCGGACCTCACGGGCCGGTGGCTGGTGGTTCTGCCCGAGAGTGCCGCGAAGCACCCGTGGGCCACGGGTTCCGTCGAAGCCCTGACGCGGGCCGGTGCGGAGACCGTCCAACTACGCGTCGGTGCCGGGGAGTTGACGCGCGAGTCCTTGGCTGACCGGCTGCACGACCTCGCCGGGGCGGAACTCACCGGTGTCGTCTCGCTCCTCGGTCTCGACGAGAGCGCCGTCGACGGGCACGAAGCCGTGTTCGCCGGGCTCGCCGGTACCGTCGCGCTGGTGCAGGCCCTCGGTGACGCCGGGATCGGCGCACGGCTGTGGGCGGTGTCGCAAGGCGCCGTCGCCACCGGCCGTGGCGACCGGGCCGTGAGCCCCGGCCAGGCGCAGCTGTGGGGCCTCGGCCGGGTCGTGGCCCTGGAGCACCCGGACCGCTGGGGCGGTCTGATCGACCTGCCGCCGTCGTACGACACCCGTACCGGCGCGCGCTTCGCCGCCGCCCTCGCGGGACCCGGTGGCGAGGACCAGCTCGCGGTGCGCGGCATGGGTGTCTTCGTACGCCGCTTCGCGCACGCCCCGCTGCCCGACGACCGGGGCGCGGAGCCCCGCTGGACGCCGCGCGGTACGGCCCTGGTCACCGGCGGCACGGGTGCCATCGGCGGGCACGTGGCGCGCTGGCTGGCCCGCGAGGGCGTCGACCACCTCGTCCTGACGAGCCGCCGCGGCCCGGAGGCCCCGGGCGCGGCCGAGCTGACGGCCGAGCTGGAGGAACTGGGCGCCGAAGTCACCGTCGCCGCCTGTGACGTGGCCGACTGGGACGCGGTCGCGGGGCTCCTCGACGAACTCGCGGCGGACGGGCGCACCCTGCGCTCCGTCTTCCACGCGGCCGGTGCCGGTCAGGAGCAGCCGCTGTCCACGATGACCACGGCGGACATCGCCGCCGTCCTGGAGGCGAAGGTCACGGGCGCCGCGCACCTCGACGAACTCCTCGACACCGGCTCGCTCGACGCGTTCGTCCTGTTCTCGTCCAACGCGGGCGTGTGGGGCAGCGGCAGCCAGGGCGCCTACGCGGCCGCCAACGCCCACCTCGACGCGCTCGCCGAGCAGCGCCGCGCCCGCGGCCTGACCGCGACCTCCGTCGCCTGGGGCCTGTGGGGCGGCGGCAGCGGCATGGCCGGTCCCGAGGCCGAGGACGCGCTGCGGCGCGTCGGCGTGACGGCCATGGAGCCGGGGCTCGCGGTCGCCGCGCTCGCCCGGGCGGTGGCGTACGACGAGACGTTCGTGGCCGTCGCGGACGTGGACTGGGAGCGGTTCGCGCCCGCCTTCACCGCGGCGCGGCCCAGCCCGTTCATCGGCGAACTGCCGCAGGCACGGCGCGCCCTCCAGGGGCCGGAGACGGTCTCCGCGCCCACCGCGATGAACGCCGTGGAGGGTTCCGAGTGGGCAGGGCGGCTCGCCGCCCTGCCGGAGCCCGAGCAGGAGCGGGTGGCCCTCGATCTGGTACGGGCCCATGCCGCGGCCGTGCTCGGCTACGCGGGCGCGGAGGCCGTCGAGCCCGCCCGCGCCTTCCGCGAGCTGGGCTTCGACTCCCTCACGGCGGTCGAGGTCCGCAACCGGCTCACCGCCGAGACCGGCCTCAAGCTGCCCACCACCCTCGTCTTCGACTACCCCAACGCCCATCTGCTCGCCGCCCAGCTGCGCCGCGAGGCGCTCGGCGACGAGCCCGGCCCCACCGGGACCCGAACCGCCGCGCCCGCGCCCGCCGACGACCCGATCGCGATCGTGTCGATGAGCTGCCGCTACCCCGGCGGCGCGAGCAGCCCCGACGCCCTGTGGCGGCTCGTGTCCGAAGGCACGGACGCGATCTCGGTGTTCCCCGCCGACCGGGGCTGGGAGAACACCGGCGCGGCCGCGTACCGCGCCGAGGGCGGATTCCTCTACGACGCCGCCGAGTTCGACGCCGGGTTCTTCGGCATCTCGCCGCGCGAGGCCCTCTCCATCGACCCCCAGCAGCGCCTCCTCCTCGAAGCCTCGTGGGAGCTGTTCGAGAGCGCGGGCATCGCCCCCGCCTCCGTACGCGGCCACCAGACCGGCGTCTTCATCGGCTCCGGCCACCAGGGCTACGGCGAGGGCGTCCAGGACCTGCCGGAGGGCGTCGAGGGCTATCTGCTCACCGGCAGCGCCGGAGCGGTGGTCTCCGGCCGTCTGTCGTACGCGTTCGGTCTCGAAGGCCCGGCGGTCACGGTCGACACGGCCTGCTCGTCGTCCCTGGTCGCCCTGCACCTGGCGGCGCAGGCGCTGCGCCAGGGCGAGTGCGACATGGCCCTCGCGGGCGGCGTCACGGTGATGTCGACGCCCACCGCCTTCGACGAGTTCAGCAAGCAGCAGGGCCTGGCCGCCGACGGCCGCTGCAAGCCGTTCGCCGAGGCGGCGGACGGCACGGGCTGGGGCGAGGGCGTGGGCCTGCTCCTGCTTGAGCGCCTCTCGGACGCCCGTCGTAACGGTCACGAGGTCCTCGCGGTCGTACGGGGCTCCGCCGTCAACCAGGACGGCGCGAGCAACGGCCTGACCGCCCCCAACGGCCCGTCCCAGCAGCGCGTCATCCGTGCCGCGCTGGCCAGCGCCGGTCTGTCGGCCGGTGACGTGGACGCGGTCGAGGCGCACGGCACCGGCACCACCCTGGGCGACCCCATCGAGGCGCAGGCCCTGCTCGCCACGTACGGCCAGGAGCGTCCCGAAGGGCAGCCGCTGTGGCTCGGCTCGGTGAAGTCCAACATCGGGCACACCCAGGCCGCTTCGGGTGTCGCGGGCGTCATCAAGATGGTCATGGCGATGCGGGAGGGCGTGCTGCCGAAGTCCCTGCACGTGGACCGGCCGAGCACGCACGTCGACTGGTCGACGGGTGCGGTCGAACTCCTCACGGAGGCCCGCGAGTGGAACGAGCGCGCGGGTGTCCCGCGTCGTGCGGGTGTCTCGTCCTTCGGCGTGAGTGGCACGAACGCGCACGTGATCGTGGAGCAGGCGCCAGTCGAGGAACTTGCCGAGACCGTGGAGCCGGTGGCTCCGGTCACGGCGGTGCCGTGGCTGGTGTCCGGCCGTAGCGTGGAGGCGCTGCGGGCGCAGGCCGAGCGGCTGCGGGACCACGTCACGGGCGACAGCGCACTGGACGCCGTGGACGTGGGCTGGTCGCTTCTGTCCGGCCGCTCGCCGCTGGAGCACCGGGCCGTGGTGCTGGGCCGAGGTCGCGACGACCTGGTGGCGGGCCTGGAAACGCTGGCGTCCGGCGCGCCCGGAGCCTTGGCGGGTTCGGTGGTCGAGGGCCGCCTGGCCGTCCTGTTCACCGGCCAGGGCAGTCAGCGGGCCGGGATGGGCCGGGAGTTGTACGAGACGTTCCCGGCCTTCGCGGATGCGCTGGACGAGGTGTGTGCTCATATTGATCCGTGGATAGAACGTTCGCTCCAGAGCGTGATGTTCGGTACGGACGCGGGGCTGCTTGAGCAGACGGGTTATGCGCAGCCCGCGCTGTTCGCGATGGAAGTCGCCCTGTTCCGTCTCGTCGAGTCCTTCGGCGTACGCCCGGAGGTCGTGGGCGGTCACTCGATCGGTGAGCTGGCTGCTGCGTATGTGGCGGGGTTGTGGTCGTTGGAGGATGCGGCCCGACTGGTCGTGGCTCGGGGTCGGTTGATGCAGGCGTTGCCCGAGGGTGGGGCGATGCTGGCCGTGCAGATCGCGGAGGCCGACGTGCTGCCGTTGCTGGACGGCGTCGCGGACCGTGTGGGTGTGGCGGCTGTGAACGGGCCGGAGCAGATCGTGCTCTCCGGTGAGCGTGCGGCGCTGAAGGGTCTGGAGCAGGCCCTGCGTGGGGACGGCCGGAAGGTGAAGTGGCTGAAGGTGTCGCACGCCTTCCACTCGCCGCTGATGGACCCCGCCCTGGACGACTTCCGTCGTGTGGCACGGCAGTTGACGTATCAGGACGTGACGCTTCCGGTGGTTTCCAACCTCACCGGTGAACTGGCGGACGCGGCCGAGCTGAAGGATCCCGAGTACTGGGTGCGGCACATCCGCGAAGCCGTACGCTTCCACGGAGGGCTCGGCACGCTCGGCGCGCAGGGGGTGTCCACCCTTCTCGAACTGGGTCCGGACGCCGTGCTGACGGCGATGGCGCATGACACGTTCACCGAGCTCGCCGCACAGGCGGGCCTGGTCAGTTCCCTGCGCAAGGACCGCGCGGAGCCCGACACCTTCCTGGCCGCCCTCGCGCAGCTGCACGTACGCGGCATCGACGTCGACTGGACACCGCTGTATGCCCCGGTCGAGTCCCGGCGCCGCGTCGACCTGCCGACGTACGCCTTCCAGCGCGAGCGCTACTGGCTCACGCCGGGCCCGGCCGCCGCGCGTACGGGCGGGGTCGCCGCCGATGAGGTGGAGGCCCGGTTCTGGGAGGCCGTGGAGCGGGAGGACCTGGCGTCGTTGAGCGCCGAGCTGGGCGGTGGCGCCGACGGCGGGGCGCTGGGCGAGGTGCTGCCGGTCCTGTCGTCGTGGCGGCGGCAGCGGCGTACGGCGTCGGCACTGGACGCCCTGCGCTACCGCGTCGCCTGGAAGCCGCTGGGCCAGGCGCCCGCCGCGCGGCTCGACGGGACGTGGCTCCTCGTCGTGCCGGACGGCGGCACGGACGTCGCCGACTGGTCGGCCGCCGTCGTGAACGCGCTCGGCGGACTCGGCGCCGAGGTGCGTACGGTCGTCGTACCGGACACCGAGGGGGCCGACCGCGAGGAGCTTGCCGAGCGGCTGCGCAAGGAGGCGGCGGCCGGCGGCGGCGCACTGTCCGGCGTGCTCTCCCTGCTGGCCGCGGACGAGGAGTCGCACGCCGTGCGCGGCGGGGTCAGCCGCGGTCTCGCCGCGACCCTGACCCTGGTGCGGGCATTGCACACCGCGGACCTGGGCGCCCCGCTCTGGCTCGCCAGCCGGTCCGCGCTGACCGTGGGCGGCGCCGATCCGGCGCCCCGGCACGCGCAGGCGTCCCTGTGGGGCCTGGGGCGCGTGGTGGCCGTGGAGTACCCGCGGTTGTGGGGCGGCCTGGTGGACCTGCCCGAGACCGCCGACGCGCGGGCCCTCGCCGGTCTCGCCGGTGTCGTCGGCGGCGCGTGGGCCGGTGAGGATCAGGTGGCCGTACGTGCGTTCGGGGTGTTTGCGCGTCGTTTGGAGCGGGCGCCGTTGGACGTGACGGGTGTGGGGGAGTGGGTGCCGGAGGGCGGCACTGTGCTGGTGACTGGTGGTACGGGTGCCATCGGGGGGCATGTCGCGCGGTGGCTGGTTTCCCGGGGTGCTTCGCGTCTTGTGCTGACGAGTCGTCGGGGTGCGGATGCTCCTGGTGCCGCTGAACTGCGGGCTGAGTTGGAGGGGTTGGGGGCTGAGGTCGCCGTCGTCGCTTGTGATGTCGCGGATCGGGATGCGTTGGCGGGTGTGCTGGGTGCGGTTCCCGAGGATGCTCCGTTGGCTGCTGTGTTCCATACGGCGGGTGTTCTGGACGACGGTGTGCTCGACGGCCTCACGGCGGAGCGGATCGCCACCGTCTTCCGGGCGAAGGTGGAGTCCGCCCGCAACCTGGACGAGCTGACGTCCGGCCTCGACCTGTCGGCGTTCGTGCTCTTCTCGTCCTTCGCCGGTCTCTCCGGCGGCGCCGGGCAGGGGAGTTACGCCGCCGCCAACGCCGCGCTCGACGCGCTCGCCGAACACCGCAGGGCGCGCGGCCTCACGGCGACCTCCGTCGCCTGGGGCGCGTGGGCCGGCGGCGGAATGGCCGCCGACCGGGCACAGGGCGGCGCCGTGCCGCCGATGGAGCCGGGGCTCGCGGTCACCGCCCTCGGTCAGGCCCTCGGCCAGGACCTGGGCGTCACCGTCATCGCCGACGTCGACTGGGAGCAGTACCTGGCAGGCGGCCCGGCGCTGGCGCCCAACCCGCTCTTCGCCGACCTGCCCGAGGCCCGCGCCCTCCGGGAGCGCACGGCCCGTACGGACGGCGCGACGGCCGGCGCCGCGGAACCCGACCTCGCTCGGCAGCTCGCGGCGCTCTCCGGGCCCGAGCGCGACCGGCTCCTCGAAGACCTCGTCCGCACGCACGCGGCGGCCGTCCTCGGCTACCCGGGGCCGGAGCGCGTCGAACCCGGCCGCGCCTTCCGGGAGCTGGGCTTCGACTCCCTCACCGCCGTCGAACTGCGCAACGCGCTCGGCGCGGCCACCGGCCTGCCGCTGCCCACCACCCTCGTCTTCGACCACCCCACGCCCGCGTCGCTCGCTGCCCACCTCAAGGCCGAACTGGCCCCGGGCGACGGCGAGTCGGCGGCACTCCTGGCCCAGCTCGACACGCTGGAGGCGGGACTCGCCGGGAGCGCCCCGTCGGACGACGAACTGGACGTCATCGCCGAGCGGCTGCGGGTGCTGCTCGACCGGTGCGCCCGCGGCGCGGACGACGAGGACGACGCGCAGGTCGCGGAGGAGCTGGAGTCCGCGACGGACGACGAGGTGTTCGACTTCATCAGCAAGGAGTTCGGGATCTCCTGATGTGCCGCCCCCGCATTCCCCCGCCGCGGCGTCCCCGCGATCCCCTGACGTGCCGCCCCCGCCCCCGCCCCCGCCGTGGCGCGGGGGCGCCGCACCGCACTCTCCGACTTGCATCTAGGAGCTAGGCCAGATGGTGAACGACGACAAAATCCGCCGCCTTCTCAAGCAGGTGACGGCGGATCTGCACACGACTCGTCGGAAAGTGCGCGAACTGGAGTCGAAGGACGCGGAGCCCGTCGCGATTATCGCGATGAGCTGCCGCTTCCCCGGCGGCGCCGACACCCCCGAGACCCTGTGGCAGCTGGTGCGGGACGGTGTGGACACCGTGTCCGCGTTCCCCGACAACCGCGGCTGGGACGTGGCCGGGCTCTACCACCCCGACCCCGACCACCAGGGCACCACGTACACCCGCGAGGGCGGGTTCGTGTACGACGCCGACGCGTTCGACGCGGGCTTCTTCGGGATCTCGCCGCGCGAGGCGCGCGCGATGGACCCGCAGCAGCGGCTCCTCCTGGAGACCGCGTGGGAGGCCGTCGAGCGCGCGGGCATCGACCCGCAGAGCCTGCGCGGCAGCCGTACCGGCGTGTTCACCGGCACGAACGGCCAGGACTACACGGCCGTCGTCGCCGAGGCCGCCGACAGCGTCGAGGGTTACTCGGGTACCGGCAACACCGCGGCCGTCGTCTCCGGCCGCCTCTCCTACACCCTGGGCCTCGAAGGCCCGGCGGTCACCGTCGACACGGCCTGCTCGTCGTCGCTCGTGGCGCTGCACCTGGCGGCGCAGGCGCTGCGGCAGGGCGAGTGCGGACTCGCCCTCGCGGGCGGCGTGTCCCTGATGTCGACGCCCACCGCGTTCGTGGAGTTCAGCCGCCAGCGCGGCATGGCCGCCGACGGCCGCTGCAAGGCCTTCGCGGAAGCGGCGGACGGCACGGGCTGGGGGGAGGGCGTGGGGCTGCTCCTCCTTGAGCGCTTGTCGGACGCCCGTCGCAACGGTCACGAAGTCCTGGCGGTCGTACGGGGCTCCGCCGTCAACCAGGACGGCGCCAGCAACGGC is a window from the Streptomyces spectabilis genome containing:
- a CDS encoding type I polyketide synthase, whose protein sequence is MTRPTDTVVDALRASLKETERLRRQNQQLAAASREPIAIVGMSCRFPGGVASPEDLWRLVADGADAIGDLPADRGWDVDALYDPDPEKRGTFYARQGGFLREAGEFDAAFFGISPREALAMDPQQRLLLETAWEAFERAGIDPAALRGTRAGVFVGSGYQGYGEGVRHAPEGVEGHLLTGNTTSVMSGRLSYVLGLQGPAVTVDTACSSSLVALHLAAQALRQGECTMALAGGVTVMSSPETFVEFSRQRGLAVDGRCKAFAEGADGTGWGEGVGMLLVERLSDARRNGHKVLAVVRGSAVNQDGASNGLTAPNGPSQRRVIRAALANAGLAAADVDVVEAHGTGTTLGDPIEAQALLATYGKEHSAERPLWLGSLKSNIGHTQAAAGVAGVIKTVMAIRHGVLPKTLHVDAPTSEVDWSAGSVELLTEAREWTEREAGLPRRAGVSSFGMSGTNAHVIVEQAPTTEEPATDEEPATAPVISGVVPLALSAKTPDALRAQAARLGERLRADDELGADDLAWTLAVARSRFEHRGVVLGRNREELLAGLESLAAGAAITGRAVTGAGRAVFVFPGQGSQWAGMAVELLESSPVFAERMRECGDALGEFVDWDLLEELGGGRFDRVDVVQPVLFAVMVSLAAVWQAAGVKPAAVVGHSQGEIAAACVAGVLSLRDAARVVVLRSLAIRELSGKGGMVSVPLPEQEVRELIAAWGERVSVAAVNGPAQVVVSGEPEALEELVAHCTGQDVRARTIPVDYASHSSYVEQLEAQIGEALAEVTPQAAEVPLYSTLTGTWLDIPMDAGYWYRNLRQTVLFEHATRGLLAEGHGLFLEMSPHPVLTVPVQATIDATDSQAATLGSLRRDEGGADRLTASLAEAHTYGAELDWKALVPGERTLVDLPTYPFQRQHYWLHADSGAGDVTAAGLDDAGHPLLGAAVPLADGDGHLLTGRLSLRTHPWLADHAVAGAVLLPATAFVELATRAGDQVGCDLVEELTMETPLVVPETGGVQVQLTVGPADASGRRSLAFHSRPEAGPDAGGADAEPWARHATGVLAASTADTAPGDSDLAQWPPRGAEAVGVEGLYEEFAAADVQYGPAFRGLRGAWRRGDEVFAEVTIPEDRREEAGRFGLHPVLLDAALQAAHLAQHDEEGSGDGGEGQAPRLPFSWSDVSLYATGAKSLRVRLTRSGSGTRSGSGGDTVSVLLADEAGAPVARIGALVSRTVDARRSLAAQRTRVPHLYRVNWVAARTGGTDRVGTWAVLGAGADPVARALAEDGVDVTPYPALADLAAAVADGTVPAPGVVVAAPDLTAAAEVAAAADIAAAVHATTADTLGLVQAWLADAHLADARLIVLTRGAAAVTADEPVPGLAHTAVLGLLRSAQSEEPGRFVLADVDDAPESLRALPAAAAHGEPECAVRAGAVLVPRLTRDLGEPTEDPVVLNPSGTALVTGAPGGLGGLVARHLAAVHGVRHLLFLGRRGTDAPGAAELAAHMGELGVGIDIVACDAADRDALAAALTRVPDEHPLTAVVHTAGVFDDGITSSLTTEQLERVLRPKVDAAVNLRALTVDTDLAAFVLFSSVAGILGGAGQGNYAAGNTFLDAYAHALRGQGVPATSLAWGLWAERGGMAGQITADDLDRMTRSGVAPLATEQGLGLLDAALGLRAAALVPVRLDTAALRTAHGPHLPPLLGGLVHGPARRAVADRDGAGGEAPALVRRLRGLAGDERERALLDHVRGQAAAVLGYASGDDVDAERAFRDLGFDSLTAVELRNRLKETSGLRLPATLVFDYANPLALARHLASELSAADGEASAPMTPGAALPAPAAQRDADEPIAIVAMSCRFPGGVANPEDLWRLVGTGADATSGLPEGRGWDTANLYDPDPDHQGTTYSRGGGFLHEAGEFDAAFFGISPREALAMDPQQRLLLETSWEAFERAGIDPAALRGSTGGVFVGASSQGYGESLREVPDGLEGHLMTGNSTSVISGRLAYSFGLEGPAVTVDTACSSSLVALHLAAQALRQGECALALAGGATVMSTPDTLVAFSRQRGLAADGRCKPFAQGADGFGVGEGIGMLVLERLSDARRNGHKVLAVVRGSAVNQDGASNGLTAPNGPSQQRVIRAALTSARLTAADVDAVEAHGTGTSLGDPIEAQALIATYGKDRPDDREPLWLGSVKSNIGHAQAAAGVAGVIKMVMAMRHGVLPKTLHAETPTTEVDWSEGAVELLTEAREWTAPETGRPRRAGVSSFGMSGTNAHVIVEQAPVEEPLPADAGDGPAPTAAPPVAPGLIPLALSAKSENALRAQADRLRERLLTADDRVGLTDVGWSLTCARTRFEHRGVVLGRDREELLAALDRLAEGDATTAGGVVMGRAVTGAGRAVFVFPGQGSQWAGMAVELLESSPVFAGRMGECADALSEFVDWDLLEELGGGRFDRVDVVQPVLFAVMVSLAAVWQAAGVKPAAVVGHSQGEIAAACVAGALSLRDAARVVALRSLAIRELSGKGGMVSVPLPEAEVRELIAGWEGRIEVAAVNGPAQVVVSGEPGALEELVAHCTGQEVRARTIPVDYASHSSYVEQIEAQIMETLAGVSPQAAEIPLYSTLTGAWLDVPMDAGYWYRNLRQTVLFEHATRGLLAEGHGLFLEMSPHPVLTVPVQATIEAAGREGAAVALGSLRRDEGGADRLLASVAEAHARGAELDWKAFYPGAGTVVDLPTYAFQRQHYWLTEDEVPGAEPVFAVDEVEARFWEAVEREDLAELTEELEIAEDSAAGLGSVLPALSSWRRQRRERSTIDSWRYTVTWKPLAGSLPGPDLTGRWLVVLPESAAKHPWATGSVEALTRAGAETVQLRVGAGELTRESLADRLHDLAGAELTGVVSLLGLDESAVDGHEAVFAGLAGTVALVQALGDAGIGARLWAVSQGAVATGRGDRAVSPGQAQLWGLGRVVALEHPDRWGGLIDLPPSYDTRTGARFAAALAGPGGEDQLAVRGMGVFVRRFAHAPLPDDRGAEPRWTPRGTALVTGGTGAIGGHVARWLAREGVDHLVLTSRRGPEAPGAAELTAELEELGAEVTVAACDVADWDAVAGLLDELAADGRTLRSVFHAAGAGQEQPLSTMTTADIAAVLEAKVTGAAHLDELLDTGSLDAFVLFSSNAGVWGSGSQGAYAAANAHLDALAEQRRARGLTATSVAWGLWGGGSGMAGPEAEDALRRVGVTAMEPGLAVAALARAVAYDETFVAVADVDWERFAPAFTAARPSPFIGELPQARRALQGPETVSAPTAMNAVEGSEWAGRLAALPEPEQERVALDLVRAHAAAVLGYAGAEAVEPARAFRELGFDSLTAVEVRNRLTAETGLKLPTTLVFDYPNAHLLAAQLRREALGDEPGPTGTRTAAPAPADDPIAIVSMSCRYPGGASSPDALWRLVSEGTDAISVFPADRGWENTGAAAYRAEGGFLYDAAEFDAGFFGISPREALSIDPQQRLLLEASWELFESAGIAPASVRGHQTGVFIGSGHQGYGEGVQDLPEGVEGYLLTGSAGAVVSGRLSYAFGLEGPAVTVDTACSSSLVALHLAAQALRQGECDMALAGGVTVMSTPTAFDEFSKQQGLAADGRCKPFAEAADGTGWGEGVGLLLLERLSDARRNGHEVLAVVRGSAVNQDGASNGLTAPNGPSQQRVIRAALASAGLSAGDVDAVEAHGTGTTLGDPIEAQALLATYGQERPEGQPLWLGSVKSNIGHTQAASGVAGVIKMVMAMREGVLPKSLHVDRPSTHVDWSTGAVELLTEAREWNERAGVPRRAGVSSFGVSGTNAHVIVEQAPVEELAETVEPVAPVTAVPWLVSGRSVEALRAQAERLRDHVTGDSALDAVDVGWSLLSGRSPLEHRAVVLGRGRDDLVAGLETLASGAPGALAGSVVEGRLAVLFTGQGSQRAGMGRELYETFPAFADALDEVCAHIDPWIERSLQSVMFGTDAGLLEQTGYAQPALFAMEVALFRLVESFGVRPEVVGGHSIGELAAAYVAGLWSLEDAARLVVARGRLMQALPEGGAMLAVQIAEADVLPLLDGVADRVGVAAVNGPEQIVLSGERAALKGLEQALRGDGRKVKWLKVSHAFHSPLMDPALDDFRRVARQLTYQDVTLPVVSNLTGELADAAELKDPEYWVRHIREAVRFHGGLGTLGAQGVSTLLELGPDAVLTAMAHDTFTELAAQAGLVSSLRKDRAEPDTFLAALAQLHVRGIDVDWTPLYAPVESRRRVDLPTYAFQRERYWLTPGPAAARTGGVAADEVEARFWEAVEREDLASLSAELGGGADGGALGEVLPVLSSWRRQRRTASALDALRYRVAWKPLGQAPAARLDGTWLLVVPDGGTDVADWSAAVVNALGGLGAEVRTVVVPDTEGADREELAERLRKEAAAGGGALSGVLSLLAADEESHAVRGGVSRGLAATLTLVRALHTADLGAPLWLASRSALTVGGADPAPRHAQASLWGLGRVVAVEYPRLWGGLVDLPETADARALAGLAGVVGGAWAGEDQVAVRAFGVFARRLERAPLDVTGVGEWVPEGGTVLVTGGTGAIGGHVARWLVSRGASRLVLTSRRGADAPGAAELRAELEGLGAEVAVVACDVADRDALAGVLGAVPEDAPLAAVFHTAGVLDDGVLDGLTAERIATVFRAKVESARNLDELTSGLDLSAFVLFSSFAGLSGGAGQGSYAAANAALDALAEHRRARGLTATSVAWGAWAGGGMAADRAQGGAVPPMEPGLAVTALGQALGQDLGVTVIADVDWEQYLAGGPALAPNPLFADLPEARALRERTARTDGATAGAAEPDLARQLAALSGPERDRLLEDLVRTHAAAVLGYPGPERVEPGRAFRELGFDSLTAVELRNALGAATGLPLPTTLVFDHPTPASLAAHLKAELAPGDGESAALLAQLDTLEAGLAGSAPSDDELDVIAERLRVLLDRCARGADDEDDAQVAEELESATDDEVFDFISKEFGIS